In Hamadaea flava, a genomic segment contains:
- a CDS encoding helix-turn-helix transcriptional regulator gives MQEIGEFLRSRRAKISPAEAGLPDYGRRRVPGLRREEIAQLAGVSVDYYTRLEQGRSAGVSDAVLDAIARVLRLDPTERDHLRNLVRPTKQAAPVKSAKLRPELRRMLELMESVPAFVLGRRMDLVAWNALADAVAGFSDMTGPRNVAYQTFLEPRARTFYRDWPAVAEETVAYLRRDAGLHPGDPQLAALVGKLSLRDPVFRELWAAHAVREKTHGRKLLRHTVVGDLDLAYETFALPGDPDHLLVTYIAEAGSPTEERLRLLGSWAATPVEPTVS, from the coding sequence GTGCAAGAGATCGGTGAGTTCCTGCGCAGCCGCCGCGCCAAGATCAGCCCAGCCGAGGCCGGGCTGCCCGACTACGGGCGGCGACGCGTACCGGGGTTGCGCCGGGAGGAGATCGCGCAGCTGGCCGGGGTGAGCGTCGACTACTACACCCGGCTGGAGCAGGGCCGGAGCGCCGGTGTCTCGGACGCCGTCCTCGACGCGATCGCCCGGGTGCTGCGGCTGGACCCCACCGAGCGGGATCACCTGCGCAACCTGGTACGCCCGACCAAGCAGGCCGCCCCGGTGAAGTCCGCCAAGCTACGGCCGGAACTGCGCCGGATGCTGGAGTTAATGGAGTCCGTCCCGGCCTTCGTGCTCGGCCGCCGGATGGACCTCGTCGCGTGGAACGCGCTGGCCGACGCGGTCGCCGGATTCAGCGACATGACCGGGCCACGGAATGTGGCGTACCAGACCTTCCTGGAACCGAGAGCGCGGACCTTCTATCGCGACTGGCCCGCGGTGGCCGAGGAGACGGTGGCCTACCTGCGCCGGGACGCGGGCCTGCACCCGGGCGACCCGCAGCTGGCCGCGCTGGTCGGCAAGCTGTCCCTGCGGGACCCGGTGTTCCGGGAGTTGTGGGCGGCGCACGCGGTCCGGGAGAAGACGCACGGGCGCAAGCTGTTGCGGCACACCGTGGTCGGCGACCTCGACCTCGCCTACGAGACGTTCGCGCTGCCCGGCGACCCCGATCATCTGCTGGTCACCTACATCGCCGAGGCGGGATCGCCGACCGAGGAGCGCCTGCGGCTGCTGGGCAGCTGGGCGGCCACCCCGGTGGAGCCGACGGTCAGCTAG
- a CDS encoding SDR family oxidoreductase encodes MTYELGNRTAVVTGAASGMGAATAELLAASGVRVALLARRADRIAGLAEKIVADGGQAIAVATDVTDSAAVTSAADAVRRAYGRVDLVVNAAGVMLPNPIAAGREDEWQRMIDTNVTGALRVIRAFAGDLIDTAADGRTADLVNISSIGAHVTFPDYAVYGATKAALTHLSAGLRTEFGPRDVRVTNIEPGLTDTELGHHIDNPTLSRQLGGMFEALGGLSAAEIADLVAYAVSRPRHVNLRQLVVLPTRQA; translated from the coding sequence ATGACATACGAACTGGGAAATCGCACCGCCGTCGTCACCGGAGCCGCCAGCGGCATGGGCGCGGCCACCGCCGAACTGCTCGCCGCTTCCGGCGTACGCGTCGCGCTGCTGGCCCGCCGGGCCGACCGGATCGCCGGGCTGGCCGAGAAGATCGTGGCCGACGGGGGACAGGCGATCGCGGTCGCCACCGACGTCACCGACAGCGCCGCCGTCACGTCCGCCGCCGACGCGGTACGCCGGGCGTACGGGCGAGTGGACCTGGTGGTCAACGCGGCCGGAGTGATGCTGCCGAACCCGATCGCCGCCGGTCGCGAGGACGAATGGCAGCGCATGATCGACACCAACGTGACCGGCGCGCTGCGGGTCATCCGGGCGTTCGCCGGCGATCTGATCGACACGGCGGCCGACGGCCGGACGGCCGACCTGGTGAACATCTCCTCGATCGGCGCACACGTGACCTTCCCGGACTACGCGGTCTACGGGGCGACCAAGGCTGCGCTGACTCATCTGTCGGCCGGTCTGCGTACCGAGTTCGGTCCCCGTGACGTCCGGGTCACCAACATCGAGCCCGGCCTGACCGACACCGAACTGGGCCACCACATCGACAATCCGACCCTGAGCCGGCAGCTCGGCGGCATGTTCGAGGCGCTGGGCGGGCTGTCCGCCGCCGAGATCGCCGACCTCGTCGCGTACGCCGTGAGCCGTCCCCGGCACGTCAATCTGCGCCAGCTGGTGGTGCTGCCGACGCGTCAGGCGTGA
- a CDS encoding VC0807 family protein, with amino-acid sequence MSRPTANGPAAILLSLVWDVGLSLGAYFVAKWLGADDYVALLAGSVVALLRVIWVALRSRKFDVFATVMVGVFGIGLLLSVLTGDAKFMLAKESLVTGAAGLAFVISCFVGKPLIYHAALRMREGKPEEIAEFEQKWADLPGFRRNFRIMSAVWGAGLLADAVGRIPVIYSLSTDAAVTASSAMLIAVMVLLSVWNGWFVKRIQARTA; translated from the coding sequence ATGAGCCGCCCCACCGCCAACGGCCCCGCCGCGATCCTGCTGTCCCTGGTCTGGGACGTCGGCCTGTCGCTCGGCGCGTACTTCGTGGCCAAGTGGCTCGGCGCCGACGACTACGTCGCCCTGCTGGCCGGCTCGGTCGTCGCCCTCCTCCGCGTCATCTGGGTCGCGCTGCGTTCCCGCAAGTTCGACGTCTTCGCCACCGTGATGGTCGGGGTGTTCGGCATCGGCCTGCTGCTCTCGGTGCTCACCGGCGACGCGAAGTTCATGCTCGCCAAGGAGTCCCTGGTCACCGGCGCGGCCGGGCTGGCCTTCGTGATCAGCTGCTTCGTCGGCAAGCCGCTCATCTACCACGCCGCGCTCCGGATGCGGGAGGGCAAGCCCGAGGAGATCGCGGAGTTCGAGCAGAAGTGGGCTGATCTGCCGGGGTTCCGGCGGAACTTCCGGATCATGTCGGCGGTCTGGGGTGCGGGCCTGCTGGCCGACGCCGTCGGGCGCATCCCGGTGATCTACTCGCTGTCCACCGACGCCGCGGTGACCGCCTCCAGCGCGATGCTCATCGCCGTGATGGTGCTGCTGTCAGTCTGGAACGGCTGGTTCGTCAAGCGAATCCAAGCCCGCACCGCCTAG
- a CDS encoding SDR family oxidoreductase, whose product MKIVVIGGTGLIGSQVVGILRDQGHEAVAASPSSGVDSTTGEGLDDALAGAHVVVDVTNPPVFTPDGVMAFFTASGRHLAVAEVAAGVRHHVALSIIGLDRVGDEAFYLKAKAAQEQQIRASGVPFTIVRATQFFEFLKGIADSATVGDEIRLTSKTLQPLAAAEVAAYVAEVAVGEPVDGVVEIAGPERIPLADAVRRRLAALGDPRKVVDDDTAPYFGSVIGDDTLVPGNEPHRSAKTTFAEWLASQ is encoded by the coding sequence ATGAAAATCGTCGTCATCGGGGGCACGGGACTCATCGGCTCGCAAGTGGTGGGCATCCTGCGCGATCAGGGTCACGAGGCCGTCGCGGCGTCGCCGTCGTCCGGCGTCGACAGCACCACCGGGGAGGGACTGGACGACGCGCTCGCGGGCGCGCACGTGGTCGTCGACGTCACCAACCCGCCGGTGTTCACGCCGGACGGGGTCATGGCCTTCTTCACCGCGTCCGGCCGGCACCTGGCCGTGGCGGAGGTCGCCGCCGGCGTACGCCACCACGTGGCGCTGTCGATCATCGGCCTCGACCGGGTCGGGGACGAAGCCTTCTACCTGAAGGCCAAGGCCGCCCAGGAACAGCAGATCCGGGCGTCCGGGGTGCCGTTCACGATCGTGCGGGCCACCCAGTTCTTCGAGTTCCTGAAGGGGATCGCGGACTCGGCGACGGTCGGCGACGAGATCCGGCTGACCTCGAAGACGCTCCAGCCCCTCGCGGCCGCCGAAGTCGCGGCGTACGTCGCCGAGGTGGCGGTGGGCGAACCGGTCGACGGCGTCGTGGAGATCGCCGGGCCGGAGCGCATCCCGCTGGCTGATGCCGTCCGGCGACGGCTGGCCGCGCTCGGCGACCCGCGCAAGGTCGTCGACGACGACACCGCGCCTTACTTCGGCTCGGTCATCGGCGACGACACGCTGGTGCCGGGGAACGAACCGCACCGGTCGGCGAAGACCACCTTCGCCGAGTGGCTCGCCTCCCAATGA
- a CDS encoding amidase family protein, which produces MSLPDLAVATVAGLRTLLDSGEVTSSDIVAAHLDQIRRYDGVFGAIRCLAPDALEQADFSDRVRREEGARSPLEGLPVLVKDNIDVAGLPTTGGALALEHSVPLLDAPIVAKLRSAGAVVLGKTNLSELANFLTEDMPSGYSSLGGQVLNPYDTALTPSGSSSGSGAAAALGYAPLTVGTETDGSITSPADFQSLVGMKPTLGLVSRTGILPIAPSQDTAGPMTRTVADAAALLAAIAGPDVADSVTAASGGVAEALQNLMFDVRHLRGARIAVVQSDDAEFPQAALAALRRAGASLVDVSMPESGHDDELAVLHYEFGPAVDQYLAGLGPDAPMRTLADIQAFNVQNADVALKFRQVHVDTALAVEHVAQRSAYQQARSRDLAVAVESLNAALGDNEFLAFSGASGCSWAARAGWPSIVIPAAYAEDNRRPKGMMFVARPWGDARLLQIAYAAEQVHPVRRTPFEVNPAAFRNL; this is translated from the coding sequence GTGAGCCTCCCCGACCTCGCCGTCGCCACCGTCGCCGGCCTGCGTACGCTCCTCGACTCCGGCGAGGTGACGAGCAGCGACATCGTCGCGGCGCACCTCGACCAGATCCGGCGCTACGACGGAGTCTTCGGCGCGATCCGCTGCCTGGCCCCGGACGCGTTGGAGCAGGCGGACTTCAGCGACCGCGTACGCCGGGAGGAGGGCGCGCGCAGCCCGCTCGAGGGCCTGCCGGTGCTGGTCAAGGACAACATCGACGTCGCGGGGCTGCCGACGACCGGTGGCGCGCTCGCGCTGGAGCACAGTGTTCCCCTGCTCGACGCCCCGATCGTCGCCAAGCTGCGGTCGGCCGGCGCGGTGGTGCTGGGTAAGACGAATCTGTCCGAACTGGCGAACTTCCTCACCGAGGACATGCCGTCCGGCTACTCCTCCCTGGGCGGGCAGGTACTCAACCCGTACGACACGGCGCTCACGCCGAGCGGCAGCAGCAGCGGCTCCGGCGCCGCCGCAGCCCTCGGATACGCGCCTTTGACCGTCGGCACCGAGACGGACGGCTCGATCACGAGTCCGGCCGACTTCCAGAGCCTGGTCGGGATGAAGCCGACGCTCGGCCTAGTCAGCCGGACGGGCATCCTGCCGATCGCGCCCAGTCAGGACACCGCCGGGCCGATGACGCGTACGGTGGCGGACGCGGCGGCGTTGCTCGCCGCGATCGCCGGACCGGACGTGGCCGACTCGGTGACCGCCGCGTCGGGCGGGGTCGCCGAGGCCCTGCAGAACCTCATGTTCGACGTACGCCACCTGCGCGGCGCGCGGATCGCCGTGGTCCAGTCCGACGACGCCGAGTTCCCGCAAGCGGCGCTGGCGGCTTTGCGGCGGGCTGGAGCGTCTCTAGTGGATGTGTCGATGCCGGAGAGCGGGCACGACGACGAACTCGCCGTGCTGCACTACGAATTCGGTCCCGCCGTCGACCAGTACTTGGCCGGGCTCGGCCCGGACGCGCCGATGCGTACGCTCGCCGACATTCAAGCCTTCAACGTCCAGAACGCCGACGTCGCGCTCAAGTTCCGGCAGGTCCACGTGGACACCGCGCTCGCCGTCGAGCACGTGGCGCAGCGGTCGGCGTACCAGCAGGCCCGGTCGCGGGACCTCGCCGTCGCCGTCGAGAGCCTCAACGCCGCCCTCGGCGACAACGAGTTCCTCGCCTTCAGCGGGGCGTCCGGTTGCTCCTGGGCGGCCCGTGCCGGCTGGCCCAGCATCGTGATCCCGGCCGCGTACGCCGAGGACAATCGTCGTCCCAAGGGAATGATGTTCGTGGCGCGCCCGTGGGGCGACGCGCGGCTGCTCCAGATCGCGTACGCCGCGGAACAGGTGCACCCGGTGCGGCGTACGCCGTTCGAGGTGAACCCGGCGGCGTTCCGCAACCTCTAA
- a CDS encoding carotenoid oxygenase family protein yields the protein MNEFTAPVPDETDATDLVVTGALPTELSGRYFRNGPNPRPGEFAPHWFMGSGMLHGVRLRDGRAEWYRNRWVKFTDVGFVRPDGTLDYRGGPANTSVLEHSGRLFALVEQAFPYEIDRELNTIGYCDFGGRLTTAMTAHPKTDPVTGELHFFGYSALPPFLTYHRLSATGELVESRPIEVPGPTMMHDFAITENYLVWLDLPAVFDFALVGKTMPYRWSDSYGARIGLMPRTGGTVTWHEIGPCYVFHVGNAREENGQVVLDAVRYSRSAFQGLWGDIGGTADDTPREAHRLYRWSISPSGVREQQLDDREVEFPTHNEARTGRPNQWLYAVSGDAVIKYDTRSGAADVDARGDGWHVGEAVFVAASGETAEDAGWLVSIATHDHPEVPSRLLVHDATEVAAGPVATVHLPRRVPAGFHGAWIADATALEGEVR from the coding sequence ATGAACGAGTTCACCGCTCCGGTCCCCGACGAGACCGACGCCACCGACCTGGTGGTCACCGGGGCACTCCCGACCGAGCTGTCCGGCCGCTACTTCCGCAACGGCCCCAACCCCCGCCCCGGCGAATTCGCGCCGCACTGGTTCATGGGCAGCGGCATGCTGCACGGCGTACGGCTTCGCGACGGTCGCGCCGAGTGGTACCGCAACCGCTGGGTGAAGTTCACCGACGTCGGCTTCGTCCGCCCCGACGGCACCCTCGACTATCGGGGCGGCCCGGCCAACACCTCGGTGCTCGAGCACTCCGGCCGACTGTTCGCCCTGGTCGAGCAGGCTTTCCCGTACGAGATCGACCGCGAGCTGAACACCATCGGCTACTGCGACTTCGGCGGGCGGCTCACCACCGCGATGACCGCCCACCCCAAGACCGACCCGGTCACCGGCGAGCTGCACTTCTTCGGCTACAGCGCGCTGCCGCCGTTCCTGACCTACCACCGGCTGTCGGCCACGGGCGAACTGGTCGAAAGCCGGCCCATCGAGGTCCCCGGGCCGACGATGATGCACGACTTCGCCATCACGGAGAACTACCTCGTGTGGCTCGACCTGCCCGCCGTCTTCGACTTCGCGCTCGTCGGCAAGACCATGCCGTACCGGTGGAGCGACAGCTACGGCGCGCGCATCGGGTTGATGCCGCGTACCGGGGGCACGGTCACCTGGCACGAGATCGGACCCTGCTACGTCTTCCACGTCGGCAACGCCCGCGAGGAGAACGGCCAGGTCGTGCTCGACGCCGTCCGCTACTCCCGGTCCGCGTTTCAGGGCCTCTGGGGAGACATCGGCGGCACCGCGGACGACACGCCTCGCGAGGCCCACCGGCTCTACCGGTGGTCCATCTCTCCCTCAGGGGTACGCGAACAGCAGCTCGACGATCGGGAGGTGGAGTTCCCGACCCACAACGAAGCCCGCACCGGCCGCCCCAACCAGTGGCTGTACGCCGTGAGCGGCGACGCCGTGATCAAATACGACACGAGGAGCGGAGCCGCCGACGTCGACGCCCGAGGCGACGGCTGGCATGTCGGCGAGGCCGTATTCGTGGCCGCCTCTGGAGAGACGGCAGAGGACGCCGGCTGGCTCGTCTCGATCGCCACCCACGATCACCCCGAAGTACCCTCCCGGCTGCTGGTTCACGACGCCACCGAGGTGGCCGCCGGACCGGTCGCGACCGTTCACCTGCCGCGCCGCGTACCGGCCGGATTCCACGGCGCCTGGATCGCCGACGCCACCGCTCTCGAAGGAGAAGTCCGATGA
- a CDS encoding helix-turn-helix domain-containing protein: MPESLTRSGDTLRRIGTLIRDARRHRGWSQARLAEALGTSQSAINRIEQGNQNLSLDTLGRISEVLDSEIVSLGHSGPMHLRIEGGRKLSGSINVKTSKNAGVALLCASLLNRGRTTLRKVARIEEVNRILEVLGSIGVKHRWLNDDNDLEITPPARFDLDSLDVAAARRTRSIIMFLAPLMHDHGMFSLPYAGGCDLGTRTVEPHLIALRPFGLEVKATGGFYHADVDPSVHPSRPVVLTERGDTVTENALMAAARRDAVTVIRNASPNYMVQDLCFFLTDLGVRIDGIGTTTLTVHGKPIIDSDVDYAPSEDPIEAMSLIAAAVVTESEITVRRVPIEFMEIELALLTEMGLDYDQTDEYFAANGRTRLVDVTVRPSHLRAPIDKIHPMPFPGLNIDNLPFFALIAAVADGSTLLHDWVYENRALHLTELTKLGARVTLMDPHRLHITGPTHWSGAEVVCPPALRPAVVVLLAMLAAKGTSVLRHVYVINRGYEQLAERLTELGASIETFRDI; the protein is encoded by the coding sequence ATGCCTGAAAGCCTGACCCGCTCCGGTGACACGCTACGCCGCATCGGCACCCTCATCCGCGACGCCCGCCGCCACCGCGGCTGGTCCCAAGCCCGCCTGGCCGAGGCCCTCGGCACCAGCCAGAGCGCGATCAACCGGATCGAACAGGGCAACCAGAATCTCAGCCTCGACACGCTCGGCCGCATCTCCGAGGTCCTCGACTCCGAGATCGTCTCGCTCGGCCACTCCGGCCCGATGCACCTGCGGATCGAGGGCGGGCGCAAGCTGTCCGGCAGCATCAACGTCAAGACCAGCAAAAACGCCGGGGTCGCGCTGCTGTGCGCGTCCCTGCTCAACCGTGGGCGTACCACGCTGCGCAAGGTCGCGCGGATCGAGGAGGTCAATCGCATCCTCGAGGTCCTCGGCAGCATCGGGGTCAAGCACCGCTGGCTCAACGACGACAACGACCTCGAGATCACCCCGCCCGCGCGATTCGACCTCGACTCGCTCGACGTCGCGGCGGCGCGGCGCACGCGCAGCATCATCATGTTCCTCGCCCCGCTCATGCACGACCACGGCATGTTCTCCCTGCCATACGCCGGAGGCTGCGACCTGGGCACGCGAACCGTCGAGCCGCACCTGATCGCGCTGCGCCCGTTCGGCCTGGAGGTGAAGGCGACCGGCGGTTTCTACCACGCCGACGTCGACCCCAGCGTGCACCCGTCCCGGCCGGTCGTGCTGACCGAACGCGGCGACACCGTGACCGAGAACGCACTGATGGCGGCGGCCCGGCGCGACGCGGTGACGGTCATCCGCAACGCCAGCCCGAACTACATGGTGCAGGACCTCTGCTTCTTCCTCACCGACCTCGGCGTACGCATCGACGGCATCGGCACCACGACGCTGACCGTGCACGGCAAGCCGATCATCGACTCCGATGTGGACTACGCGCCGTCGGAGGACCCGATCGAGGCGATGAGCCTCATCGCCGCCGCCGTCGTCACCGAATCCGAGATCACCGTACGCCGCGTGCCGATCGAGTTCATGGAGATCGAACTGGCGCTGCTGACGGAGATGGGACTCGACTACGACCAGACCGACGAATACTTCGCCGCCAACGGGCGTACGCGTCTGGTCGACGTGACCGTGCGACCCTCGCACCTGCGCGCCCCGATCGACAAGATCCACCCGATGCCGTTCCCCGGCCTGAACATCGACAACCTGCCGTTCTTCGCCCTGATCGCGGCGGTGGCCGACGGATCGACCCTGCTGCACGACTGGGTCTACGAGAACCGGGCGCTGCACCTGACCGAGCTGACCAAGCTCGGCGCGCGGGTGACGCTGATGGACCCGCACCGGCTGCACATCACCGGTCCGACGCACTGGTCCGGCGCCGAGGTGGTCTGCCCGCCCGCGCTGCGACCCGCGGTCGTCGTCCTGCTGGCGATGCTGGCGGCGAAAGGCACGTCGGTGCTGCGCCACGTCTACGTCATCAATCGCGGTTACGAGCAGTTGGCCGAGCGCCTCACCGAACTGGGGGCGAGCATCGAGACCTTCCGCGACATTTAA
- a CDS encoding RrF2 family transcriptional regulator has product MTLIAQDAHHLRADESRAPDDDDFHDVPPLARPPTEITVLDVVEAIDGPGSTFLCTEIRQRGPLATPVDQCTKLCSVHRARLRADHAWRASLRATSIADLVADVERDSGPQALPRVGEWLAGQAT; this is encoded by the coding sequence GTGACCCTGATCGCGCAGGATGCCCACCACTTGCGAGCCGATGAGTCCCGTGCCCCCGATGACGACGATTTTCATGACGTACCTCCGCTCGCCCGGCCGCCGACGGAGATCACCGTGCTCGACGTCGTCGAGGCGATCGACGGACCGGGGTCGACCTTCCTGTGCACCGAGATTCGGCAGCGTGGCCCGCTCGCGACCCCAGTCGACCAGTGCACGAAGCTCTGCTCGGTGCACCGGGCGAGGCTGCGGGCTGACCACGCGTGGCGGGCGTCGTTGCGCGCCACGTCGATCGCCGACCTGGTGGCGGACGTCGAACGGGACAGCGGCCCCCAAGCGCTCCCCCGCGTCGGCGAATGGCTGGCCGGCCAGGCGACGTAA
- a CDS encoding PadR family transcriptional regulator: protein MSLRHALLGLLADSPQTGYDLTKRFEETLSGHAWNASHSQIYPELKRLLGDGLIEIVGEGSRGSKTYGVTAEGRAELRRWMFSPLGDTPPRNEFVLRLFLLSSLDLADTRVLVGQMAQASDVEVAGLTEAIATIERFTPPGTRPGYARFAAEFGRRYYELQSEWARWVLAELEKAS from the coding sequence ATGTCACTGAGGCACGCCTTGCTCGGACTGCTGGCCGACAGCCCGCAGACCGGCTACGACCTGACCAAACGGTTCGAGGAAACGCTGTCCGGACACGCCTGGAACGCCAGCCACAGCCAGATCTATCCGGAGCTGAAGCGGCTGCTGGGCGACGGGCTGATCGAGATCGTCGGCGAGGGCTCGCGCGGGAGTAAAACGTACGGCGTGACCGCCGAGGGCCGGGCCGAGCTGCGCCGCTGGATGTTCAGCCCGCTCGGCGACACGCCGCCGCGCAACGAGTTCGTGCTCCGGCTCTTCCTGCTGTCCTCACTGGATCTCGCCGACACTCGTGTACTGGTGGGCCAGATGGCGCAGGCCAGCGACGTCGAGGTGGCCGGGCTGACGGAGGCGATCGCGACGATCGAGCGGTTCACCCCGCCCGGCACCCGCCCCGGCTACGCCCGGTTCGCCGCCGAGTTCGGCCGGCGCTACTACGAGCTGCAGAGCGAGTGGGCGCGGTGGGTGCTCGCGGAGTTGGAGAAGGCTAGCTGA
- a CDS encoding D-alanyl-D-alanine carboxypeptidase family protein, with amino-acid sequence MSSSARRRLTVVLTTAALAVPWSTPSAALAEPTATPSTATTATASANAPIPCPKAVAPKVSRPKRPTPPADNAAQKALGGEQLASPGLVVPSGVASPPANTAISWVVADLDTGEVLGACGAHEYGTPASVQKLLLTATYLDKLDPAQIATVTADDLKQVPWDSSKVGLVTNGKYSIETLWLGLLLQSGNDAATVLARLGGGTVAAGVQGMNAEAEKLGAFQTHAVTPSGYDGKGQFTSAYDLALIARVCFGNETFRKYALTQRTQIPAQPPKHKGFQIQNENQLIYNYPGALGGKTGFTSLARHTYVGAAERNGRRLVVTLMGAEPKPQRGWQQGAALLDWGFSLPSGTSVGHLVTPEEAHPAPSASVSSSAPIIAEAAAGSLWAPIPIAAGVAVATGLSVLIGLFRIRRRRRA; translated from the coding sequence ATGAGTTCCTCCGCCCGACGCCGCCTGACCGTCGTGCTCACCACCGCCGCCCTCGCGGTCCCCTGGAGCACCCCGTCGGCCGCGCTGGCGGAACCGACCGCCACGCCATCGACAGCTACGACTGCCACGGCGTCAGCGAACGCCCCGATCCCGTGTCCGAAGGCCGTCGCCCCCAAGGTCTCCCGCCCGAAGCGGCCCACCCCGCCGGCGGACAACGCGGCGCAGAAGGCCCTCGGCGGCGAGCAGCTCGCCTCGCCCGGTCTGGTCGTCCCGTCCGGCGTGGCCAGCCCGCCCGCGAACACCGCAATCTCGTGGGTGGTGGCCGACCTGGACACCGGCGAGGTCCTGGGCGCGTGTGGCGCGCACGAGTACGGCACGCCGGCGAGTGTGCAGAAGCTGCTGCTGACCGCCACGTACCTGGACAAACTCGACCCGGCGCAGATCGCCACTGTCACCGCCGACGATCTCAAGCAGGTCCCCTGGGACAGTTCCAAGGTCGGCCTGGTCACCAACGGCAAGTACAGCATCGAGACGCTCTGGCTCGGCCTGCTGCTCCAGTCCGGCAACGACGCCGCGACCGTCCTGGCCCGGCTCGGCGGCGGCACCGTGGCGGCGGGCGTACAGGGGATGAACGCCGAGGCGGAGAAGCTCGGAGCCTTCCAGACGCACGCCGTGACCCCGTCCGGCTACGACGGCAAAGGCCAGTTCACCAGCGCGTACGATCTGGCGCTGATCGCCCGGGTCTGCTTCGGCAACGAAACCTTCCGCAAGTACGCGCTGACACAGCGTACGCAGATCCCGGCTCAGCCGCCGAAGCACAAGGGCTTCCAAATCCAGAACGAGAACCAGCTGATCTACAACTATCCCGGCGCGCTCGGCGGGAAGACGGGGTTCACCAGTCTGGCGCGGCACACCTACGTCGGCGCGGCCGAACGCAACGGCCGCCGGCTCGTCGTGACGCTCATGGGCGCGGAGCCGAAGCCGCAGCGCGGCTGGCAACAGGGCGCGGCGCTGCTCGACTGGGGATTCAGCCTGCCGTCGGGCACCTCCGTCGGACACCTCGTGACACCGGAGGAGGCGCACCCGGCGCCGTCGGCAAGCGTCTCCTCATCCGCCCCGATCATCGCCGAGGCGGCTGCCGGCAGCCTCTGGGCACCGATCCCGATCGCGGCCGGCGTCGCGGTCGCCACCGGGCTGTCCGTCCTCATCGGACTATTCCGCATCCGACGGCGCAGGCGCGCGTAG
- a CDS encoding sigma-70 family RNA polymerase sigma factor yields MPDDDAHLTELALAAKSGDQQAVAQFVARTQRDVIRFVGYLGNPGEAEDLAQETFIRAMKALPTFEARSPARTWLLAIARHTVFDHLRAQSRRPRAAAVEDWTLVADLTQAGTGPRFDEQVLLRHLVAGLDDDRREAFVATQILGLSYEQAADVLGCPIGTIRSRVARARDDLAAALTDDGDRRRGLRAV; encoded by the coding sequence GTGCCTGACGACGACGCTCACCTGACCGAGCTGGCGCTCGCCGCCAAATCCGGTGATCAGCAAGCCGTCGCCCAGTTCGTCGCGCGTACGCAGCGGGACGTCATCCGGTTCGTCGGCTATCTGGGGAATCCCGGGGAAGCCGAGGACCTCGCCCAGGAGACGTTCATCCGGGCGATGAAGGCGTTGCCCACGTTCGAGGCCCGGTCGCCCGCGCGTACGTGGTTGCTCGCGATCGCCCGGCATACCGTCTTCGACCACCTGCGCGCCCAGTCCCGCCGGCCGCGCGCCGCCGCCGTCGAGGACTGGACGCTGGTCGCCGATCTGACCCAGGCCGGCACCGGTCCGCGGTTCGACGAGCAGGTGCTGCTCCGGCACCTCGTCGCCGGGCTCGACGACGACCGCCGGGAGGCGTTCGTCGCCACCCAGATCCTCGGCCTGTCCTACGAGCAGGCCGCCGACGTGCTGGGCTGCCCGATCGGCACGATCCGGTCCCGCGTCGCGCGCGCCCGGGACGATCTCGCCGCCGCGCTCACCGACGACGGGGATCGACGCCGCGGCCTGCGCGCCGTCTGA